TGGTGATCGTACCGGCTTGATCTACGCGCACGAAAAAGAACGGGATGCCCTTTGATCCGGGACGCTGCAACGTAGACAGACGATGGGCGATCTGTTCGATCGACGCCCCGAACCGATCTGCCAGCCGTTCAAGGTCATGGCGCGTCTCGTGGGCGGCAGCAAGAAACTGCTCATAGGGCAGAAGGGTGGCCCCCGCAAAGTAGTTTGCAAGCCCCAGTTTGGCGATGGCGCGGGCTTCCTCGGTCTGGAAGCGTGCGAAATCCAGCGTGGCTTCCAGCAGGGCGTCCTGCGTCAGAAGCGCCACCTGCATCAGCAATTGGAATTCCTGTGTCGCACGCGGGGGGCGGGTCGACAGGGTCAGCTCTCGGCGCTCGACGTCATAGCTGCGCACTTTGTCGACATCCTTGCGGTTCAAAGAGATGCCGCGGTCGTTCAGTACGGACTCGGCCATCGCCGCCTGATTCAGACCGCGCGCCTTGCCGGTCTGCGCAAAATGTTCGGCCGCGCGATCCACGGCATCAATATAGTTGTCGCAATAGTGAAAGAAGTCGCGGACTTCTTCCCAAGGGCTGGCTTGGTTGGGGGTGTCCTCGGCGCCAATGCTTTGATCCATCGACGCAAGCCGCTCGTGTCCAAGTCTGTAGGCGCGGTGCAGCTCGAGCAGAGCATGGGCGAGGGCAGGGGCATTCGACGCAGCAAGTCGCAAATCCGCCAAAGGGGGAATGTCAGAGAAGACAGGGTCGGCGAACGCCTCGCGCATGTCCGTGACCAGCCGTTCCGCGTCGCCGGTAGACAGCTCGGCCACATCGAAGCCAAATTCCTGCGCCAGCGCCAACACCACCCCTGTTGAAACAGGGCGGTTGTTGTTTTCCATTTGATTGAGATAAGGAAGGCTGACGCCCAGCTTTTCTGCGAAAGCTTTTTGGGTCAGGTTCAAGCGGGACCGGATCTCGCGCAGTTTGACGCCTGCATAGAGCTTTTGGGTGGCCATCGCGGTCTCCTGAGTTCGCATATTTGCAATTTGCACTAGCATACTTGCATTTAATTTGCAAATTCGCCCCTTTTTGCTTCCCGCTGCCGCTTGGTCAGGCTAGTTTGCGGCGAAATCAAGGAGTGCCGCCAAATGAAAGATATTCTCCAAGAACTTGAAAGCCGCCGCGAGAAAGCCCGCCTTGGGGGCGGTCAGCGTCGGATTGATAGCCAGCACAAGAAGGGCAAGTTGACTGCCCGCGAACGTGTGGAACTGCTGTTGGACGAGGACTCGTTCGAAGAGTTCGACATGTTCAAAGCCCACCGCTGCACCGAATTCGGTATGGAAGCCGATAGGCCTGCGGGCGACGGTGTCATCACCGGTTGGGGCACGATCAATGGCCGCTTGGTCTATGTGTTCTCGCAGGACTTCACCGTGTTCGGTGGGTCGCTGTCGGAAACCCATGCTGAAAAGATCTGCAAGATCATGGACATG
The Aliiroseovarius pelagivivens DNA segment above includes these coding regions:
- a CDS encoding helix-turn-helix domain-containing protein, giving the protein MATQKLYAGVKLREIRSRLNLTQKAFAEKLGVSLPYLNQMENNNRPVSTGVVLALAQEFGFDVAELSTGDAERLVTDMREAFADPVFSDIPPLADLRLAASNAPALAHALLELHRAYRLGHERLASMDQSIGAEDTPNQASPWEEVRDFFHYCDNYIDAVDRAAEHFAQTGKARGLNQAAMAESVLNDRGISLNRKDVDKVRSYDVERRELTLSTRPPRATQEFQLLMQVALLTQDALLEATLDFARFQTEEARAIAKLGLANYFAGATLLPYEQFLAAAHETRHDLERLADRFGASIEQIAHRLSTLQRPGSKGIPFFFVRVDQAGTITKRHSATRLQFARFGGACPLWNVHQAFETPGRFLRQLAQTPDGVRYFCLARNVTKSGGSFDAPVRRYAIGLGCEVKHAGALVYADDLDVSNDAAFEPIGISCRICERQLCHQRSVPPLERKLQVDPYSRGTLPYEISR